A genome region from Rhipicephalus microplus isolate Deutch F79 unplaced genomic scaffold, USDA_Rmic scaffold_15, whole genome shotgun sequence includes the following:
- the LOC142784787 gene encoding tetraspanin-33-like, with protein MSRPYKDEGGASSRSSGLAAPVSSPPAETTILLDVNPVVRCPLLLLNLLLWFVGAFFMLAGALFLVESWEFEKDERILENLDFPGTLLSHLEVLLFSFGLALFMVSSCGCVGALRENTFLLNMYSHALTLLILINFVLGVLVFFVPGSITVVTRTTLSERLVVQYRDAPDIENLVDAVQRYLKCCGMTHRNFRDWENNISYFHCNLSNPSHERCSVPASCCRADSSYTGIFCGRDVLNLSDHEAWFRVHTGSCPDAANRFLKEHVMIIGGVCLIAVIVLAFIDMVTNAVIDEFDIMRKLYDHVKSAYSGTPYSQQSELQNREFV; from the exons ATGTCCCGGCCATATAAAGATGAAGGTGGTGCAAGTTCACGTTCAAGCGGACTTGCGGCTCCGGTCAGCAGCCCGCCGGCTGAGACAACCATCCTTCTTGACGTCAATCCAGTG GTGCGATGCCCGCTGCTGCTTCTCAATCTTCTCCTGTGGTTCGTGGGGGCGTTCTTCATGTTGGCCGGGGCGCTTTTTCTGGTGGAATCGTGGGAGTTTGAGAAGGACGAGCGCATCTTGGAAAACCTGGACTTCCCCGGCACGCTACTGTCGCACCTGGAGGTGCTGCTCTTTTCATTCGGGCTCGCCCTGTTCATGGTCAGCTCATGTGGATGCGTTGGGGCACTACGCGAGAACACCTTCCTGCTCAATATGTACTCCCACGCACTCACCCTCCTGATTCTCATCAACTTCGTGCTGGGtgttctggtattttttgttccTG GCAGCATCACGGTCGTGACAAGGACCACACTATCCGAAAGACTGGTCGTTCAGTATCGCGATGCGCCAGACATTGAGAACTTGGTCGACGCAGTACAGCGCTACCTGAAGTGCTGCGGAATGACACACCGAAACTTTCGCGACTGGGAAAATAACAT CAGCTACTTCCACTGTAACCTGTCCAACCCGAGTCACGAGCGCTGCTCGGTGCCGGCATCGTGCTGTCGTGCGGACTCCAGTTACACGGGTATCTTCTGTGGACGTGATGTGCTCAACCTGTCCGACCACGAGGCTTGGTTCCGCGTGCACACGGGAAGCTGCCCGGACGCAGCTAATCGCTTTCTGAAGGAGCACGTCATGATCATTGGCGGCGTCTGCCTCATCGCCGTCATCGTGTTGGCCTTCATCGATATGGTCACGAACGCCGTGATCGATGAGTTCGACATCATGCGCAAGTTATACGACCACGTGAAATCTGCTTACAGTGGGACGCCGTATAGCCAACAGTCTGAATTGCAAAATCGGGAATTTGTTTAA